The following nucleotide sequence is from Nocardioides eburneiflavus.
CGACGACCAGGCCGGTGCCATAGATCGTCATCAACGCCACCGTGTGCCCGTGCGCCTTGATCCACGCCGGGACGAGCACGTTGCCCACCGCCATGCCCGCGAGCGCGACGACGGTCAGCAGCAGGAAGACGGGCACGCTCCCCGTGGTCACCCGCAGGAGCAGCCCGGCGGTCGCGGCCACGAGGCCGACCGCGATCCCGGCGGTCATGCCGACCTTGCGGGCGAAGGCGACGGAGACGGCGCCGACGAGGCCGAAGACGAGGCCGGGCAGGCCGGTCACGGCGCCGGCGACACCGGCGTCCATGCCCAGCCCGAGGCGTACCTCCTCGAGCACGGGGCCGATCGACGACGCCCCTGGCCGCAGGTTGACCGAGACGAGCGCGACGGCTGCGAGGAGCACGCCGAAGGCGAGGGTGGGCGTACGGGCGGCGCTGTCCGTGCGCGCGTCGGCGTCAGGCACGGGCACTGAGCCTGGCGCCGACCCGGGGCAGCACGAGCAGCGCACCGAGGACGAGGGTCGCGACGACGACGAACGGTGTCGCCGTGCCCTGGCTGTCGACCTGGCGCAGCGCCATCCCGCCGACGAGGGCGCCGAGCCACACGACGACGCCGGAGGAGACAGCTGCCGGCTCGCGCCCGGCGGCCATGAGCACGGCCCACGCCGCCAGCGTCCCGGCGAGGAACGGCCACGCCGTCGTCCACCACCCGCCAACGGTGAGCGTCCCGTAGTGGCTGAGCCGCCCGACCACCGCGAAGACACCGACGAGCAGGAGGTCGACCACGAGCCACATGCCGCCCAGCCTAGGCAGCGCTGCCGCCCGGCTAGTCTCGGGACCATGTCGGCGACCACTGTCCTGGGCCCCGTGGGCAGGGAGGTACGGGCCGGCGTCCACTGGGGCGTGGCCCACGGGCTGCCGACGCTGCTGCTGCGCCGCGCCGCCGGGCGCGGCGACCTGCAGGCGCGACTGATCCGGGTCGGGTCGCTCGGCACCGACGAGGTCTTCGAGCTGGTCGAGGAGATCCGGGCGCACGGTCCGCTCTACCGCTCGCGCATCGGCTACGTCGCCACCAGCCACGCCGTCGTGCGTGAGCTGCTCACGAGCGACGACTTCCGCACCGGCTTCCCGACCGACGCCGGGCCGGTCGGGCGGATCGCCCGGTGGGCCGCGCCGACGACGCTGCACCCGGTCGAGCCGCCGTCCCTGCTGGTGACCGAGCCGCCCGACCACACCCGCTACCGCAAGCTCGTGACCCGCGTGTTCACCATGCGGGCCGTGGAGCGGCTGCGCGAGCGGACCGAGGAGATCGCTGACGGGTTGCTCGACGACCTCGAGCGGCGGGCGGACGGACCCGTCGACCTCGTCGAGGCCTACTGCGCGGTGCTGCCGGTGACGGTCATCGCCGAGGTCCTCGGGGTGCCGGAGGAGGAGCGGGGCCGGGTGCTCGACTTCGGGTCGGCGGCTGCGCCGAGCCTCGACCTGGGGCTGGGGTTCCGTCGCTACCGCTCGGTCGCCCGGGCCCTCGCCCGCTTCGACGAGTGGCTCGGCGACCACCTCGACCGGCTGCGCCGGGACCCTGGCGACCACCTCCTCAGCCAGCTGGTCGCCGCACGCGAGGACGGACAGGGCCTCAGCGAGACCGAGCTCAAGGCGACCGCCGGCCTCGTTCTCGCCGCCGGCTTCGAGACGACCGTCAACCTCCTCGGCAACGGCATCGCGCTGCTCCACGATCACCCCGAGGAGCGCGCCCGCGTCGTCGCCGAGCCGGCGTTGTGGCCCACCGTCGTCGAGGAGGCGCTGCGCCTCGACCCGCCGGTGCTGCTGACGGCGCGGATGGCGGTGCGCGACACCGAGCTCGCCGGCCGGCCGGTGCGCGCCGGTTCGATGGTGAGCGCGATCCTCGGCGGCGCCAACCGCGACCCCGAGGTCTTCGAGGACCCGCTGCGCTTCGACGTCGCCCGCGCCAACGCGCGCGAGCACATCGCGTTCTCCGCCGGTCGGCACCACTGCCTCGGCGCCCAGCTCGCCCGGATGGAGGGCGAGGTCGGCCTCCGCGCGATCTGGGACCGGTTCCCCGACCTGCGGCTCGAGCCCGGCGCGCGGCGTCGCGAGACCCGCATCCTGCGAGGGTTCGCGACACTTCCCGCAACCCTGCGTCCCTGAGGCCGCGCAGCAGGTACGGTCCACCGGTGCCGAACCGGGGAGCAGCGCGCCTGCTCGTGCTGCTGACCATCGCCGGGCTCCTGTCCGTCGCCGCCCCGGCGTCCGCGGACGAGCGGGTGCCGCGCCCGTTGCTCAACGTCGACTTCCCGGACCCGGCGGTCGTCGCCACGCCAGGTGGCCTGGTCGCGTACGCCACGGGTGACCGGGTGCCGCACGCCTGGTCGCGCGGCGCCGACGGACCGTGGCGGCGCGGGCCGAGCCTGCTCACCCACCGGCCGTCGTGGTCGCGCGAGGGCGGCGTGTGGGCCGTCGACGTGGCGCGGGTGCGCGGGCGCTGGCTGCTCTACTACGCCACCCCGGTGCACGGCATCGGCGAGACGGGCCGCTGCATCGGCGTGGCCCGCGCGTCCTCGGCCCGCGGCCCGTTCCGCCCGGTCGGCCGTGCTCCGCTGGTCTGCCCGTCCTACGCCCGTACGCCGGCCGCGCAGGACCCGATGTTGCCGCGCGACCGTACGCTCCCTCGCGCCGGTGTGATCGACCCGTCGTGGTTCCGCGACGAGGACGGAGCGACGTACCTGCTCTACAAGACCGACCGGATCCCCTCCACCGTGCGGATCGTGCCGCTGGCGCGCGACGGGCAGGCGGTGAAGCCCGGCGCGACGAGCGTGGAGCTGTTCCGCTCCCCGGGCGTGCTGGAGAACCCGGTGCTCGTCCGGCGTCCCGAGGGCTACGTGATGCTGGCGTCGGAGGGCGACTGGACGCGCTGCGGCTACCGCACCCGCTGGCTGCGCTCGGCCTCCCTGCTCGACTGGACGGCCGCCGACGGCGGCATGCTGCTCGACAAGGACACCACCGGGTTGTGCGGCCCCGGCGGTGCCGACCTCGTCGAGGGACGCGGGGGACGGTTGCTGGCGTTCCTCCACGGCTGGACCTGCCGCGGCACGACCCTGCCGTGCGCCGGCAGCGGCAAGTGGGACCACAAGCCCCGGCAGCGCGGCCGCCGAGCGATGTACGCCGCCCGGCTCGACTGGGTGGACGGGGTGCCGCAGGTCGCCGGCTGGCTCCGGCCCCGCTGACGTGGGGGAGCCCTAGGCTCTCGGCATGGCTTCCGAGTGGGACACCCACACCGCCCTGACCGCGGCCGGCGACGGCCTCTTCGGCGCCGAGATCGACCCGGGCTGGGTCGTGGGAGGCGGTGTCAACGGCGGCTACCTCCTCGGTGTGGTCGGCACGGCGATCGCCGAGGCCGTGCCCGCCAAGCCGCACCCGCTCTCGGTGAGCGCCTACTACCTGTCCGCGGCCCGGCCGGGTGGCGCGCAGGTCTCGACGCGGGTGCTGCGCGAGGGCGGCGCGGTCGCGACCGTCTCGGCCGAGCTCGGCCAGGAGGGCGTCACCCGGATCAGCGCGCTGGCGACGTACGGCGACCTGCGCGCGCTGCCGGACGACGTCGCCACCACCGCCGAGCCGCCGGCCCTGCCCCCGGTCGAGGAGTGCGTGCCCGGCTCGCTCGCACCCGAGGAGACACGCCGCGTCGCGCCGATGATGGAGCGCTTCGACCTGCGCTTCGACCCCGACTGCGTCGGCTGGGCGACGGGTGCGCCGAGCGGTCGCGGGCACATCCAGGCCTGGCTCCGGATGGTCGACGGCCACGACATCGACCCGGTCGGGCTGCTCATGGTGTGCGACGCCCTGCCTCCGGTCACCTTCGACCTCGGCCGCCCGGGCTGGGCGCCGACGCTCGAGCTCACCGTCCACGTCCGCGCGGTGCCCGCTCCCGGGTGGCTGCAGGTCTCCCACCGCACCCGCAACGTGGCCGGCGGGATGTTCGAGGAGGACTGCGAGGTCTGGGACTCGGCCGGCCGGCTGGTCGCCCAGCGCCGGCAGCTGGCGATGCAGCCGCGCGGCTGAGCTGCGCCATTGCCGCTGAGTCTCCCAGAGACTCAACGTGCAGCCCGGGCGTGTCGCGGCCGGGGGAGCGCGCTCCGGGATCCCGCGAATGGGGCTTGCCGCCCTCCGCGCGGGCGGAGCACACTCGAGGTGCGGGGGCGGGCTTGGAGTGGTGCGATGGACAGTGGCCCACTGGGCGAGACCGACAGCGGTTCGGACACCGACCGGGTGCTGCTCGACGTCCAGCACCAGGCGGCGGCCACCCGCGAGATCCTCGAGGCCCTGGGACGGGCCGGGGCCGACCCGAGCGGGGTGCTCGACACCATCATCGACCGCGCGGTCCACCTCTGCCGGGCCCAGGTCGCGCAGCTCTACCTCCTCGACGGCGACACCTTCCGGCTGTCCCGCATCTCCGGGGACGCTCCCGAGGAGTTCATCCGCTACGTGGAGGACCACCCGGTGGGTCGCTCACGCGACAGCCTCCTGGGGCGGGTCGCCGAGGACCGCGTCACCCAGCAGATCGGTGACGTCCTGCGGGACCCCGACTACGGCCGGCACGACCTGCAGAGCCTGGCCGGCTTCCGCACGCTGATGTCGGCGCCCATGCTGCTGCACGACGAGGTCATCGGCATCCTCTCCGTGTGGCGCACCGAGGCGCAGCCGTTCGACGCGGGCGAGGTCGACGTGCTGAGCGCCTTCGCCGTCCAAGCCGCGATCGTGCTGCGCCAGGTAGAGCTCGTGGCTGCGCTGGAGGCGCGCAGCGGTGAGCTCGCCGCCAAGGTCACCCAGCTGGAGGTCCTGCGTGAGATCGGCGAGGCGATCAGCTCGACCCTCGACCTCGACGAGGTCCTGGGCCGCATCGTCAGCGGGGCCGTACGCCTCTGCTGGGCGGACGGCGGCTCGATCATGGAGTACGACGCGGCGGCCGACTGCTTCCGGGTGCGGGCCACCGCCGGTGGGAGCCCGGTGCTGACCGACCGGCTGCGCGCCCTCACCATCCGGCGCAGCACCTCGCCGGTCGGCCGGGCCGCCGCCGAACGGTCGACGCTGGTGGTGCCCGACCTGGCATCGGCAGCCCGCGACGATCACCTCGACATCCTGCTGGCCGACGGCTGGCGGTCGCTCCTCGCCGTTCCCCTGGTCCGGCAGGACCAGCTCGTGGGCGCGCTGGTGATCCGCCGGCGCCGCCCGGGCGACTTCGGTGCCGACACCCCGGAGCTGCTGCGGACCTTCGCCAACCAGTCCGGGCTGGCGATCGTCAACGCGCGCCTCTTCGGCGAGCTCGACACCAAGCGGGCCGAGCTCGAGGTCGCGAGCCGCCACAAGTCGGAGTTCCTCGCGAGCATGTCCCACGAGCTGCGGACGCCCCTCAACGCGGTGATCGGGTTCTCCGAGGTGCTGCTGGACCGGATGTTCGGCGAGCTCAACCCGCGGCAGGAGGAGTACCTCCGCGACATCTGGACCTCGGGCAAGCACCTGCTGGAGCTGCTCAACGAGATCCTCGACCTCTCCAAGGTCGAGGCCGGGCGGATGGTCCTCGAGCCCAGCCTGGTGTCGGTCCGGGCCTGCCTCGACTACGTCCTGTCGCTCGTGCGCGACCGCGCCGCGGCGCACGCCATCGACGTCGGCCTCGAGGTGTCCGAGGACGTCGGGATCGTGTGGGCCGACGAGCTGAGGCTCAAGCAGGTGGTGCTCAACCTCGTGTCGAACGCGGTGAAGTTCACCCCGGACGGCGGGACGGTCCGGGTCTTCGCCACGCGCGAGGGCGAGGACGTCGTCGTCCGCGTGAGCGACACCGGGGTGGGAGTGCCGCCGGAGGACCGCGAGCGGATCTTCGAGTCGTTCCAGCAGGGGCACCGCGCGGCGCCCAACGAGGAGGGCACCGGGCTCGGGCTGACGCTGTCGCGCCGCATCGTGGCGCTCTTCGGCGGGACCCTGTGGCTGGAGCCGCAGGCAGGCGTGGGCAGCGTCTTCGCCTTCCGGGTGCCGCTGCCGGCGGTCGAGCCCGTGGGCAAGGCCGACGACGACGGGCTGAGCACCGTCCTCCTCGTCGACGACGACCGGGCCTCCCTCGACCTCATGACCGCCTACCTGTCGGCCTCGCCCGTGCGGGTGCTCCACGCGCGCGACGGGTTCGAGGCGCTGTCCCTCAGCCGTACGGCGGCCCCGGACGCGGTCGTGCTCGACATCCGGCTGCCCCGCATGGACGGGTGGGAGGTGCTGGCCCGGATGAAGGCGGACCCCGCGACGCGTGCCATCCCGGTGGTTGTCGCCTCCATCATCGACGAGCGGCAGCGCGGCCTGCAGCTCGGCGCAGTGGCGTACCTGCTCAAGCCGGTGCGCCGCGACGACCTGCTCGACGCCCTCCGCGGCCATGGGCTCGAGCTCGAGGAGTCGGAGGTGGGGTCGCCGTGAGCCCACGCATCCTGGTCATCGAGGACAACGCGCTCAACCTCAAGCTGGTGCGCGACGTGCTGGAGCACGCCGGCTACGTGGTCGGGTCGGCAGCGACCGGCGAGCTCGGCGTCCGCGCGGCCGCCAGCGAGCCCCCGGACCTCGTCCTGCTGGACCTGCAGCTGCCGGGCATCGACGGTCACGAGACCCTGCGCCGCCTGCGCGAGGAGGTCCTCGACGACGGCGTGCCCGTCGTCGCGGTGACCGCGCTCGCGATGGAGGAGGACCGCGATCGGGCACGACGATCGGGCTTCGACGGCTACCTGGAGAAGCCGATCAGCCCGCGCGCCCTCCCGGGGCAGGTCGAGGAGTTCCTGGCTGGAGGCCCCGCATGAGCGTCACGGAGGGACGGGCGACGTCCCGCCGCCCCACCGTCCTGGCCGTCGACGACCAGCCGGCCAACCTGCGCCTGCTCGACGCGATCCTCTCGCCGCGTGGCTACGACGTCCTGACCGCGGCCGGGGGACAGGAGGCGCTGGACGTCCTCCGCGACCGGTCCGTCGACGTGGTGCTGCTCGACGTGCAGATGCCGGTCATGGACGGCTGCGAGGTGTGCCGCAGGATCCGCAGTGATCCGACCACCTCCTTCCTGCCGGTCGTGATGATCACGGCCGGGGGCGCGGCGCAGCGGCTCGACGGGCTCGAGGCGGGCGCCGACGACTTCATCACCAAGCCGTTCGACCAGGCCGAGCTCCTGGCGCGGGTGCGCTCGCTCGCCCGGATCAAGGGCTACCAGGACACGATCCGGCGGCAGGCGGAGGAGATCTCCGCCTGGAACCTCGAGCTCGAGGCGCGGGTGGCCGAGCAGGTGGACGAGCTGGAGCGGGTCGGCAGGCTGCGACGGTTCCTGTCCCCGCAGCTGGCCGACCTGGTCGTCAACGACGAGGACATGCTGGCCAGTCACCGCCGCGAGATCGTGGTGGTGTTCGTGGACTTCCGGGGGTTCACGTCGTTCGCCGAGGCGTCGGAGCCGGAGGAGGTGATGCACGTCCTCGCCGAGTACCACCGCGCCTTGGGCGCCCGCATCGACGAGCACCGGGGCACCCTGGAGCGGTTCACCGGCGACGGTGTGATGGTGTTCTTCGGCGATCCCGTCCCCACCGATGACCCTGCGGGCGCGGCGGTCGCGATGGCACTCGACGTGCGGGAGGACGTACGCCGCCTGGCGAGCGGCTGGCACCGGCGCGGGCACGACCTCTCCCTGGGCGCCGGTGTGGCCCAGGGCTACGCGACCCTGGGCCGGATCGGCTATCCCGGGAGGTCCGACTACGCCGCCATCGGCAGCGTGACCAACCTGGCTGCACGCCTGTGTGCGGATGCGGGACCGTGGCAGGTCCTGGTCACCGACCGCGTGCTGGCGCACGTGGAGGAGCGCGTCGCCGCCGAGCTCGTCGGCGACGTCCAGCCGCGGGGGTTCAGCCGACCGGTGCGGATCCACGACGTCACCGCCGCGACCACGGGGCGGGACCAGGAGGAGGTGACCCGATGACCCAGCAGCTCACGCTGCCCGACCTCGACGAGCAGCAGCGCTACGAGGCGTACGACCGGCTGCAGCAGCGGCTGCCCGGGATCTGGCAGGCGATGCGGACCGACCACGCAGGCGAGTCGGCGGTCGTGGTGCCCTCGATCAGCCTCGAGCGCACCACGGCGGGCAGCGGCACCCTCATGCAGGCCATGGAAGAGCGCGCCCTCTTCCTGCTCCTGCTGCTGCGGCAGCCCATGCTGAGGCTGATCTACGTCACCTCCGGCCCGATCGACGAGGAGATCGTCGAGTACTACCTCGGGCTCCTGCCCGGCATCATCCCCAGCCACGCCCGCCGGCGCCTGCACCTCGTCTCGGTCGGGGACGCCTCCCCCCGTCCGCTCAGCGCCAAGCTGCTCGAGCGCCCCCGGCTGCTCCGCCACGTCCGCGACCTCATCCCCGACCGCACCGTCAGCCACCTGATCCCCTACAACACCACCGAGCTGGAGCGGGACGTCGCGCTGAGCCTCGGCATCCCGGTCTACGGCTCGGACCCGCGGCTCGCGCCACTCGGCAGCAAGTCGGGCTGCCGCCGGCTGTTCGACGAGGTCGGCGTACGGGCTCCGGTCGGGGCCGAGGACCTCACCACGCTCGACGACCTCGTCACCGCGGTGGCCGGGATGCGGGCCCGCCGACCCGACCTCGCCGAGGTGATCGTCAAGATCAACGAGGGCGTGTCGGGGTCGGGCAACGCGCTGGTCGAGCTGGGGGAGCTGCCGCCGCAGGGCTCCGAGGGGGAGCGCGCCGTCCTGAGGGAGCGCATCGAGGCCTTGCAGCCCGAGGCGGTCGACCTCGCCCCGAGCGACTTCCTGGTCGCCTTCGAGCGGCTCGGCGGCATCGTCGAGGAACGCATCACCGGTGCGGCGCTGACCAGCCCGAGCGTGCAGATGCGGGTC
It contains:
- a CDS encoding DUF3054 domain-containing protein; this translates as MWLVVDLLLVGVFAVVGRLSHYGTLTVGGWWTTAWPFLAGTLAAWAVLMAAGREPAAVSSGVVVWLGALVGGMALRQVDSQGTATPFVVVATLVLGALLVLPRVGARLSARA
- a CDS encoding cytochrome P450, which encodes MSATTVLGPVGREVRAGVHWGVAHGLPTLLLRRAAGRGDLQARLIRVGSLGTDEVFELVEEIRAHGPLYRSRIGYVATSHAVVRELLTSDDFRTGFPTDAGPVGRIARWAAPTTLHPVEPPSLLVTEPPDHTRYRKLVTRVFTMRAVERLRERTEEIADGLLDDLERRADGPVDLVEAYCAVLPVTVIAEVLGVPEEERGRVLDFGSAAAPSLDLGLGFRRYRSVARALARFDEWLGDHLDRLRRDPGDHLLSQLVAAREDGQGLSETELKATAGLVLAAGFETTVNLLGNGIALLHDHPEERARVVAEPALWPTVVEEALRLDPPVLLTARMAVRDTELAGRPVRAGSMVSAILGGANRDPEVFEDPLRFDVARANAREHIAFSAGRHHCLGAQLARMEGEVGLRAIWDRFPDLRLEPGARRRETRILRGFATLPATLRP
- a CDS encoding glycoside hydrolase family 43 protein, whose protein sequence is MPNRGAARLLVLLTIAGLLSVAAPASADERVPRPLLNVDFPDPAVVATPGGLVAYATGDRVPHAWSRGADGPWRRGPSLLTHRPSWSREGGVWAVDVARVRGRWLLYYATPVHGIGETGRCIGVARASSARGPFRPVGRAPLVCPSYARTPAAQDPMLPRDRTLPRAGVIDPSWFRDEDGATYLLYKTDRIPSTVRIVPLARDGQAVKPGATSVELFRSPGVLENPVLVRRPEGYVMLASEGDWTRCGYRTRWLRSASLLDWTAADGGMLLDKDTTGLCGPGGADLVEGRGGRLLAFLHGWTCRGTTLPCAGSGKWDHKPRQRGRRAMYAARLDWVDGVPQVAGWLRPR
- a CDS encoding acyl-CoA thioesterase: MASEWDTHTALTAAGDGLFGAEIDPGWVVGGGVNGGYLLGVVGTAIAEAVPAKPHPLSVSAYYLSAARPGGAQVSTRVLREGGAVATVSAELGQEGVTRISALATYGDLRALPDDVATTAEPPALPPVEECVPGSLAPEETRRVAPMMERFDLRFDPDCVGWATGAPSGRGHIQAWLRMVDGHDIDPVGLLMVCDALPPVTFDLGRPGWAPTLELTVHVRAVPAPGWLQVSHRTRNVAGGMFEEDCEVWDSAGRLVAQRRQLAMQPRG
- a CDS encoding hybrid sensor histidine kinase/response regulator, which encodes MDSGPLGETDSGSDTDRVLLDVQHQAAATREILEALGRAGADPSGVLDTIIDRAVHLCRAQVAQLYLLDGDTFRLSRISGDAPEEFIRYVEDHPVGRSRDSLLGRVAEDRVTQQIGDVLRDPDYGRHDLQSLAGFRTLMSAPMLLHDEVIGILSVWRTEAQPFDAGEVDVLSAFAVQAAIVLRQVELVAALEARSGELAAKVTQLEVLREIGEAISSTLDLDEVLGRIVSGAVRLCWADGGSIMEYDAAADCFRVRATAGGSPVLTDRLRALTIRRSTSPVGRAAAERSTLVVPDLASAARDDHLDILLADGWRSLLAVPLVRQDQLVGALVIRRRRPGDFGADTPELLRTFANQSGLAIVNARLFGELDTKRAELEVASRHKSEFLASMSHELRTPLNAVIGFSEVLLDRMFGELNPRQEEYLRDIWTSGKHLLELLNEILDLSKVEAGRMVLEPSLVSVRACLDYVLSLVRDRAAAHAIDVGLEVSEDVGIVWADELRLKQVVLNLVSNAVKFTPDGGTVRVFATREGEDVVVRVSDTGVGVPPEDRERIFESFQQGHRAAPNEEGTGLGLTLSRRIVALFGGTLWLEPQAGVGSVFAFRVPLPAVEPVGKADDDGLSTVLLVDDDRASLDLMTAYLSASPVRVLHARDGFEALSLSRTAAPDAVVLDIRLPRMDGWEVLARMKADPATRAIPVVVASIIDERQRGLQLGAVAYLLKPVRRDDLLDALRGHGLELEESEVGSP
- a CDS encoding response regulator; translated protein: MSPRILVIEDNALNLKLVRDVLEHAGYVVGSAATGELGVRAAASEPPDLVLLDLQLPGIDGHETLRRLREEVLDDGVPVVAVTALAMEEDRDRARRSGFDGYLEKPISPRALPGQVEEFLAGGPA
- a CDS encoding adenylate/guanylate cyclase domain-containing protein, whose amino-acid sequence is MSVTEGRATSRRPTVLAVDDQPANLRLLDAILSPRGYDVLTAAGGQEALDVLRDRSVDVVLLDVQMPVMDGCEVCRRIRSDPTTSFLPVVMITAGGAAQRLDGLEAGADDFITKPFDQAELLARVRSLARIKGYQDTIRRQAEEISAWNLELEARVAEQVDELERVGRLRRFLSPQLADLVVNDEDMLASHRREIVVVFVDFRGFTSFAEASEPEEVMHVLAEYHRALGARIDEHRGTLERFTGDGVMVFFGDPVPTDDPAGAAVAMALDVREDVRRLASGWHRRGHDLSLGAGVAQGYATLGRIGYPGRSDYAAIGSVTNLAARLCADAGPWQVLVTDRVLAHVEERVAAELVGDVQPRGFSRPVRIHDVTAATTGRDQEEVTR
- a CDS encoding peptide ligase PGM1-related protein yields the protein MTQQLTLPDLDEQQRYEAYDRLQQRLPGIWQAMRTDHAGESAVVVPSISLERTTAGSGTLMQAMEERALFLLLLLRQPMLRLIYVTSGPIDEEIVEYYLGLLPGIIPSHARRRLHLVSVGDASPRPLSAKLLERPRLLRHVRDLIPDRTVSHLIPYNTTELERDVALSLGIPVYGSDPRLAPLGSKSGCRRLFDEVGVRAPVGAEDLTTLDDLVTAVAGMRARRPDLAEVIVKINEGVSGSGNALVELGELPPQGSEGERAVLRERIEALQPEAVDLAPSDFLVAFERLGGIVEERITGAALTSPSVQMRVLPDGTVELLSTHDQLLGGASGQKYLGCVFPADPAYSRKITEPAMAIGRHLAGKGVLGRFAVDFVTVQDDAGDWEAHAIELNLRKGGTTHPFLTLQFLAGGEYDGDLGTYRTASGATRYLVATDHLEDDRLRALTTRDVLDVVARRRLHFDQSRETGVVLHMISCVTECGRLGMTAVGESPEQAWQLYQEACAVLLEEADRAGEPGALPE